One Coccinella septempunctata chromosome 1, icCocSept1.1, whole genome shotgun sequence DNA window includes the following coding sequences:
- the LOC123323031 gene encoding uncharacterized protein LOC123323031, whose amino-acid sequence MDSRRENYHLRSVRKNMEKDQLQDDITENARALSPAVRTERKENGKQENQEHGAVPKVKESDSRTPKQVKYSHHSRRRMFNLENQHENDKSRMFDMFISKIVNDTVRMTLNNVQVDQARSGDQENDYFMQDVPGVDLINTDNLDTENLANNIRGHARVQSGSRIQGVSERNINVKSNLSSNFNLPQCLPGLNVQTAHHSGQQQISNLTMNDNLFGLGDLVLLKANNTSSAIKSEIKKFLLLFEGPFEIKKKIHDHTYVLVSPKTGEERGIFHSSHLKTYAVPTYAAEN is encoded by the exons ATGGATAGTAGGAGAGAAAATTACCACCTACGAAGTGTCAGAAAAAATATGGAGAAAGACCAGCTACAGGACGACATCACTGAAAATGCACGAGCC CTGTCTCCGGCGGTACGTACTGAAAGGAAAGAAAACGGGAAACAGGAAAATCAGGAACATGGAGCTGTCCCAAAGGTGAAGGAAAGTGATTCAAGAACACCCAAACAAGTTAAGTATTCACACCACTCAAGGAGACGAATGTTCAACCTTGAAAATCAACATGAAAATGATAAGTCTAGAATGTTTGATatgtttatttcaaaaattgttaATGATACAGTGAGAATGACCCTTAATAATGTACAAGTTGATCAAGCTAGAAGTGGAGATCaagaaaatgattattttatgcAGGATGTTCCTGGGGTTGATTTGATTAATACTGATAATCTTGATACTGAAAATCTAGCGAATAACATACGTGGACATGCACGCGTTCAATCTGGTtcacgtatacagggtgtctctgaAAGAAATATAAACGTCAAATCAAATTTAAGTTCCAATTTTAACTTACCTCAGTGTCTTCCTGGGTTGAATGTACAGACTGCTCATCATTCAGGACAAcaacaaatttcaaatttaactATGAACGATAATTTATTTGGTTTGGGAGATCTTGTACTCCTCAAAGCTAATAACACGTCCTCTGCAATaaaatcagaaataaaaaagtttctgcTCCTTTTTGAGGGtccattcgaaataaaaaagaaaattcatgATCATACTTATGTTTTGGTATCTCCGAAAACTGGTGAAGAACGCGGAATTTTTCACTCGTCCCACTTAAAAACGTATGCTGTTCCGACCTATGCTGCTGAAAATTAG